In Mycobacterium tuberculosis H37Rv, a single window of DNA contains:
- the dnaJ2 gene encoding chaperone protein DnaJ produces the protein MARDYYGLLGVSKNASDADIKRAYRKLARELHPDVNPDEAAQAKFKEISVAYEVLSDPDKRRIVDLGGDPLESAAAGGNGFGGFGGLGDVFEAFFGGGFGGGAASRGPIGRVRPGSDSLLRMRLDLEECATGVTKQVTVDTAVLCDRCQGKGTNGDSVPIPCDTCGGRGEVQTVQRSLLGQMLTSRPCPTCRGVGVVIPDPCQQCMGDGRIRARREISVKIPAGVGDGMRVRLAAQGEVGPGGGPAGDLYVEVHEQAHDVFVREGDHLHCTVSVPMVDAALGVTVTVDAILDGLSEITIPPGTQPGSVITLRGRGMPHLRSNTRGDLHVHVEVVVPTRLDHQDIELLRELKGRRDREVAEVRSTHAAAGGLFSRLRETFTGR, from the coding sequence GTGGCACGCGATTATTACGGGCTGCTCGGCGTGAGCAAGAACGCCAGCGACGCGGACATCAAACGCGCCTACCGCAAGCTGGCGCGCGAGCTGCATCCCGACGTCAACCCGGACGAGGCTGCGCAGGCGAAATTCAAAGAAATCAGCGTCGCCTACGAGGTGCTCAGTGACCCGGACAAACGTCGCATCGTCGACCTGGGCGGGGATCCGCTGGAGAGCGCCGCTGCGGGCGGCAATGGGTTCGGTGGCTTCGGCGGCCTCGGCGACGTGTTCGAGGCGTTCTTTGGCGGGGGTTTCGGTGGGGGCGCGGCGTCCCGAGGGCCGATCGGCCGGGTCCGGCCGGGTTCGGACTCGCTGCTACGAATGCGGCTGGATCTCGAAGAGTGCGCAACAGGTGTCACCAAGCAGGTCACCGTCGATACCGCGGTGTTGTGCGACCGGTGCCAGGGCAAGGGCACCAACGGCGATTCGGTTCCGATACCCTGCGACACCTGCGGTGGCCGCGGGGAGGTGCAGACCGTGCAGCGATCGCTGTTGGGTCAGATGTTGACGTCGCGGCCGTGTCCCACCTGCCGCGGCGTCGGGGTGGTTATCCCCGACCCGTGCCAGCAATGCATGGGCGATGGCCGGATCCGGGCCCGTCGGGAGATCAGCGTCAAGATCCCGGCCGGTGTCGGCGACGGGATGCGAGTTCGGCTCGCCGCTCAGGGCGAGGTCGGGCCCGGGGGAGGGCCGGCGGGTGACCTCTACGTCGAGGTCCATGAGCAGGCGCACGACGTCTTTGTCCGCGAAGGTGACCATCTGCATTGCACGGTTTCGGTGCCCATGGTCGACGCGGCGCTGGGTGTTACGGTCACGGTGGACGCCATCCTGGACGGCCTGAGCGAGATCACCATTCCACCCGGCACGCAGCCAGGTTCGGTGATCACGCTGCGCGGTCGAGGAATGCCGCACCTGCGTTCCAACACGCGTGGCGACCTGCACGTTCACGTGGAGGTGGTGGTCCCGACCCGGCTGGATCACCAGGACATCGAACTGCTGCGCGAGCTGAAGGGTCGCCGCGACCGCGAGGTGGCCGAGGTCCGTTCGACCCACGCCGCCGCCGGCGGACTGTTCAGCCGGTTGCGCGAGACCTTCACCGGGCGCTAA
- a CDS encoding endoribonuclease — protein MREHLMSIEVANESGIDVSEAELVSVARFVIAKMDVNPCAELSMLLLDTAAMADLHMRWMDLPGPTDVMSFPMDELEPGGRPDAPEPGPSMLGDIVLCPEFAAEQAAAAGHSLGHELALLTIHGVLHLLGYDHAEPDEEKEMFALQDRLLEEWVADQVEAYQHDRQDEKDRRLLDKSRYFDL, from the coding sequence GTGCGTGAGCATCTTATGAGCATCGAGGTAGCCAACGAGTCAGGCATCGACGTCTCGGAAGCGGAACTAGTCAGTGTCGCACGGTTTGTCATCGCCAAGATGGACGTCAATCCGTGCGCCGAATTGTCGATGCTGCTGCTGGACACCGCGGCGATGGCCGACCTACACATGCGCTGGATGGATCTTCCCGGGCCGACCGACGTGATGAGCTTCCCGATGGACGAGCTCGAGCCGGGTGGTCGCCCCGACGCCCCCGAACCGGGACCGTCCATGCTGGGCGATATCGTGCTGTGCCCGGAATTCGCCGCTGAGCAGGCGGCTGCGGCCGGCCACAGCCTGGGCCACGAATTGGCCCTGCTGACCATCCACGGTGTGCTTCACCTGCTCGGCTATGACCACGCCGAGCCAGACGAGGAAAAAGAGATGTTCGCCCTGCAGGACCGGTTGCTTGAAGAGTGGGTAGCCGACCAGGTTGAGGCCTACCAGCACGACCGGCAGGACGAGAAGGACCGCCGGTTGCTCGACAAGTCAAGGTATTTTGACCTTTGA
- the phoH1 gene encoding phosphate starvation-inducible protein PhoH (phosphate starvation-induced protein): MTSRETRAADAAGARQADAQVRSSIDVPPDLVVGLLGSADENLRALERTLSADLHVRGNAVTLCGEPADVALAERVISELIAIVASGQSLTPEVVRHSVAMLVGTGNESPAEVLTLDILSRRGKTIRPKTLNQKRYVDAIDANTIVFGIGPAGTGKTYLAMAKAVHALQTKQVTRIILTRPAVEAGERLGFLPGTLSEKIDPYLRPLYDALYDMMDPELIPKLMSAGVIEVAPLAYMRGRTLNDAFIVLDEAQNTTAEQMKMFLTRLGFGSKVVVTGDVTQIDLPGGARSGLRAAVDILEDIDDIHIAELTSVDVVRHRLVSEIVDAYARYEEPGSGLNRAARRASGARGRR; the protein is encoded by the coding sequence GTGACGTCCCGCGAGACCCGCGCTGCTGACGCGGCTGGAGCCCGGCAAGCCGACGCTCAAGTTCGCAGCAGCATCGACGTTCCGCCTGACCTCGTCGTGGGCTTACTCGGTTCGGCCGACGAAAATCTGCGTGCCCTCGAACGCACGCTGAGTGCCGACCTGCACGTGCGCGGCAACGCGGTGACCCTCTGCGGTGAGCCGGCGGATGTCGCGCTAGCCGAACGGGTGATCTCCGAACTGATTGCGATCGTGGCCAGCGGCCAGTCGCTGACCCCAGAGGTAGTGCGCCACAGCGTTGCCATGCTGGTCGGCACAGGCAACGAGTCACCGGCCGAAGTGCTCACTCTAGACATTTTGTCGCGTCGGGGGAAGACGATCCGGCCCAAGACGCTCAACCAGAAACGCTACGTGGACGCGATCGACGCCAACACCATCGTCTTCGGAATCGGCCCGGCCGGCACCGGAAAGACCTATCTTGCGATGGCCAAAGCGGTCCACGCGCTGCAGACCAAGCAGGTGACCCGCATAATCTTGACCCGACCCGCGGTGGAAGCCGGTGAACGCCTTGGATTTCTGCCGGGCACGCTGAGCGAAAAGATCGATCCGTACCTACGACCGCTCTATGACGCGCTGTACGACATGATGGACCCCGAGCTGATCCCGAAGCTGATGTCCGCTGGAGTCATCGAGGTGGCACCGCTGGCGTACATGCGGGGTAGAACCCTGAATGACGCGTTCATCGTCCTGGACGAGGCGCAGAACACCACGGCCGAGCAGATGAAGATGTTCCTCACCCGCCTGGGCTTCGGATCCAAGGTCGTGGTCACCGGAGATGTCACCCAGATCGACCTGCCGGGCGGCGCCCGGTCGGGTCTGCGGGCGGCGGTCGACATCCTCGAAGACATCGACGACATCCATATCGCGGAGCTGACCAGCGTGGATGTGGTACGCCACCGTCTGGTCTCGGAGATCGTGGACGCTTATGCGCGGTACGAGGAGCCCGGGTCGGGGCTGAATCGGGCGGCTCGGCGGGCGTCCGGCGCCCGCGGTCGCCGATGA
- the PE_PGRS40 gene encoding PE-PGRS family protein PE_PGRS40 (Member of the Mycobacterium tuberculosis PE family, PGRS subfamily of ala-, gly-rich proteins), with product MSLVSVAPELVVTAVPDVARIGSSIGAPDTAAAARPTTSVLAAGADEVSADVVALFGWVAR from the coding sequence ATGTCGTTGGTCAGCGTGGCCCCGGAGTTGGTGGTGACGGCGGTACCGGATGTGGCGCGCATCGGGTCGTCGATCGGTGCGCCCGACACCGCGGCGGCGGCGAGACCGACCACCAGCGTGCTGGCCGCCGGCGCCGATGAGGTGTCGGCGGACGTCGTGGCGCTCTTTGGCTGGGTCGCCCGTTGA
- a CDS encoding transmembrane protein, which translates to MTGYYQLLGSIVLIGLGGLFAAIDAAISTVSPARVDELVRDQRPGAGSLRKVMADRPRYVNLVVLLRTSCEITATALLVVFIRYHFSMVWGLYLAAGIMVLASFVVVGVGPRTLGRQNAYSISLATALPLRLISWLLMPISRLLVLLGNALTPGRGFRNGPFASEIELREVVDLAQQRGVVAADERRMIESVFELGDTPAREVMVPRTEMIWIESDKTAGQAMTLAVRSGHSRIPVIGENVDDIVGVVYLKDLVEQTFCSTNGGRETTVARVMRPAVFVPDSKPLDALLREMQRDRNHMALLVDEYGAIAGLVSIEDVLEEIVGEIADEYDQAETAPVEDLGDKRFRVSARLPIEDVGELYGVEFDDDLDVDTVGGLLALELGRVPLPGAEVISHGLRLHAEGGTDHRGRVRIGTVLLSPAEPDGADDEEADHPG; encoded by the coding sequence TTGACCGGGTACTACCAGCTGCTCGGCTCGATCGTATTGATCGGTTTGGGTGGGTTGTTCGCCGCGATTGACGCCGCCATCAGCACCGTGTCTCCGGCCCGGGTGGATGAGCTAGTACGCGACCAGCGGCCGGGCGCGGGGTCGCTGCGTAAGGTGATGGCCGACCGGCCGCGGTACGTCAACCTGGTCGTGTTGCTGCGGACCAGCTGTGAGATCACCGCGACCGCGCTGCTGGTGGTTTTCATCCGATACCACTTCAGCATGGTGTGGGGGTTGTATCTTGCCGCGGGCATCATGGTTTTGGCCAGCTTTGTCGTCGTGGGAGTGGGGCCACGCACCCTTGGGCGCCAGAACGCATATTCCATCTCGTTGGCCACGGCCCTTCCGCTGCGGCTGATCTCGTGGTTGTTGATGCCGATCAGCCGCTTGCTGGTGTTGCTGGGCAACGCACTGACCCCCGGGCGCGGCTTTCGCAACGGGCCGTTTGCATCCGAGATCGAGCTGCGCGAAGTTGTCGACCTAGCCCAGCAGCGGGGCGTGGTTGCTGCCGACGAGCGCCGGATGATCGAGTCGGTCTTCGAGCTGGGTGACACCCCAGCCCGCGAGGTGATGGTGCCGCGCACCGAGATGATCTGGATCGAAAGCGACAAGACAGCCGGTCAAGCAATGACCCTGGCGGTACGCAGCGGACATTCCCGAATCCCGGTGATCGGCGAGAACGTCGACGACATCGTCGGCGTGGTGTACCTGAAAGACCTTGTCGAGCAGACGTTCTGCTCGACGAACGGCGGCCGCGAAACGACCGTCGCGCGGGTGATGCGGCCAGCTGTGTTCGTGCCGGACTCCAAGCCGCTGGACGCATTGCTGCGGGAAATGCAGCGCGACCGTAACCACATGGCCCTGCTGGTCGACGAGTACGGCGCGATAGCCGGCCTCGTCAGCATCGAAGACGTGCTGGAGGAGATCGTCGGCGAGATTGCCGACGAGTACGACCAGGCCGAGACGGCGCCGGTGGAAGACTTGGGCGACAAGCGTTTCCGGGTATCGGCGCGCCTGCCCATCGAAGACGTCGGCGAGCTGTACGGCGTGGAGTTCGACGACGACCTTGACGTCGACACGGTGGGCGGGCTGCTGGCCCTAGAACTGGGCCGGGTGCCGCTGCCCGGCGCTGAGGTGATATCGCATGGCCTGCGGCTGCATGCCGAGGGTGGCACCGATCATCGGGGACGGGTACGAATCGGCACCGTGTTGCTGAGTCCGGCCGAACCCGACGGCGCCGATGATGAGGAGGCCGATCACCCTGGCTGA
- the era gene encoding GTPase Era (GTP-binding protein Era), translating to MTEFHSGFVCLVGRPNTGKSTLTNALVGAKVAITSTRPQTTRHAIRGIVHSDDFQIILVDTPGLHRPRTLLGKRLNDLVRETYAAVDVIGLCIPADEAIGPGDRWIVEQLRSTGPANTTLVVIVTKIDKVPKEKVVAQLVAVSELVTNAAEIVPVSAMTGDRVDLLIDVLAAALPAGPAYYPDGELTDEPEEVLMAELIREAALQGVRDELPHSLAVVIDEVSPREGRDDLIDVHAALYVERDSQKGIVIGKGGARLREVGTAARSQIENLLGTKVYLDLRVKVAKNWQRDPKQLGRLGF from the coding sequence ATGACCGAATTCCATTCTGGCTTTGTGTGTTTGGTCGGCCGGCCGAACACCGGCAAGTCCACGCTGACCAATGCGCTGGTCGGGGCGAAAGTGGCAATCACGTCGACGCGCCCGCAGACCACCAGGCACGCCATTCGTGGGATCGTGCATAGCGACGACTTCCAGATCATCCTCGTCGACACTCCCGGTCTGCACCGGCCGCGCACTCTGCTGGGCAAGCGGCTCAACGACTTGGTCCGCGAAACCTACGCGGCGGTCGACGTCATCGGGCTATGCATCCCCGCCGACGAGGCGATCGGTCCGGGAGACCGGTGGATTGTCGAGCAGCTTCGTTCGACCGGCCCTGCCAATACGACACTGGTGGTCATCGTCACCAAGATTGACAAGGTGCCGAAAGAAAAAGTGGTCGCCCAGCTGGTAGCGGTCAGCGAACTCGTCACGAATGCGGCCGAGATTGTCCCGGTTTCGGCGATGACCGGCGACCGGGTAGACCTGTTGATCGACGTACTGGCCGCGGCATTGCCGGCCGGCCCCGCGTATTACCCCGACGGTGAGTTGACTGACGAACCCGAGGAGGTTCTGATGGCCGAGCTCATCCGCGAGGCGGCCCTTCAGGGCGTGCGCGATGAGCTGCCCCATTCGCTGGCGGTGGTGATTGACGAGGTCAGTCCACGTGAGGGGCGTGACGACCTGATCGACGTACACGCCGCGCTGTACGTCGAGCGAGATAGTCAGAAGGGCATCGTCATCGGCAAGGGTGGTGCCCGGCTGCGGGAGGTGGGTACCGCGGCCCGTAGCCAGATCGAAAACCTGCTGGGCACCAAGGTCTATCTCGACTTGCGGGTCAAGGTCGCCAAGAACTGGCAGCGCGACCCCAAACAGCTTGGCCGACTGGGGTTTTAG
- the amiA2 gene encoding amidase, which translates to MVGASGSDAGAISGSGNQRLPTLTDLLYQLATRAVTSEELVRRSLRAIDVSQPTLNAFRVVLTESALADAAAADKRRAAGDTAPLLGIPIAVKDDVDVAGVPTAFGTQGYVAPATDDCEVVRRLKAAGAVIVGKTNTCELGQWPFTSGPGFGHTRNPWSRRHTPGGSSGGSAAAVAAGLVTAAIGSDGAGSIRIPAAWTHLVGIKPQRGRISTWPLPEAFNGVTVNGVLARTVEDAALVLDAASGNVEGDRHQPPPVTVSDFVGIAPGPLKIALSTHFPYTGFRAKLHPEILAATQRVGDQLELLGHTVVKGNPDYGLRLSWNFLARSTAGLWEWAERLGDEVTLDRRTVSNLRMGHVLSQAILRSARRHEAADQRRVGSIFDIVDVVLAPTTAQPPPMARAFDRLGSFGTDRAIIAACPSTWPWNLLGWPSINVPAGFTSDGLPIGVQLMGPANSEGMLISLAAELEAVSGWATKQPQVWWTS; encoded by the coding sequence GTGGTTGGCGCTTCTGGGTCGGATGCTGGAGCCATTTCCGGCTCTGGCAACCAGCGCCTGCCCACCCTGACCGACCTGCTCTACCAGCTGGCCACCCGCGCAGTGACGTCCGAAGAGTTGGTGCGACGTTCCCTGCGCGCGATCGATGTGAGCCAGCCCACATTGAACGCCTTCCGGGTAGTGCTCACCGAATCCGCGCTGGCCGACGCGGCGGCCGCCGATAAGCGGCGGGCGGCCGGCGACACGGCGCCGCTGCTGGGCATTCCGATCGCGGTCAAGGACGACGTCGACGTTGCTGGAGTGCCAACCGCCTTCGGCACCCAGGGCTATGTCGCGCCTGCTACCGACGACTGTGAGGTCGTCCGGCGCCTCAAGGCGGCCGGAGCGGTGATCGTCGGCAAGACGAATACTTGTGAATTGGGCCAGTGGCCGTTCACCAGCGGACCCGGGTTCGGACACACCCGCAACCCCTGGTCGCGCCGGCACACGCCGGGTGGATCCTCGGGCGGTAGCGCGGCGGCGGTGGCCGCCGGCCTGGTTACCGCCGCTATCGGCTCCGACGGCGCCGGCAGCATCCGCATCCCCGCAGCATGGACACACCTAGTGGGCATCAAGCCACAACGCGGTCGGATCTCCACCTGGCCGCTGCCGGAGGCGTTCAACGGCGTCACGGTCAACGGCGTACTGGCCCGCACTGTGGAGGATGCGGCGCTGGTGCTGGACGCCGCGTCCGGCAACGTCGAGGGCGACCGCCACCAGCCACCCCCGGTGACGGTGTCCGATTTCGTCGGCATCGCCCCTGGACCGCTGAAGATTGCCTTGTCAACCCACTTCCCGTACACCGGCTTTCGGGCCAAGTTGCATCCTGAGATCTTGGCCGCGACCCAGAGGGTGGGCGACCAGCTCGAGCTGCTCGGCCATACGGTGGTGAAAGGCAATCCGGACTACGGCCTACGGTTGTCGTGGAACTTTCTTGCCCGGTCCACCGCGGGCCTCTGGGAATGGGCGGAGCGGCTAGGCGACGAGGTGACCCTGGATCGTCGCACCGTATCCAACCTGCGCATGGGGCACGTGCTGTCGCAGGCGATTCTGCGCAGCGCGCGCCGCCACGAAGCCGCCGACCAGCGTCGGGTCGGCTCGATCTTCGACATCGTCGACGTGGTGCTGGCACCGACCACAGCACAACCACCGCCAATGGCGCGCGCGTTTGACCGGTTGGGCAGCTTCGGCACCGATCGCGCCATCATCGCCGCGTGCCCGTCGACCTGGCCGTGGAACCTGCTGGGCTGGCCGTCGATCAATGTGCCGGCGGGGTTCACCTCCGACGGTTTGCCGATCGGTGTGCAACTGATGGGACCGGCCAACAGCGAGGGCATGCTGATCTCGCTGGCCGCCGAGTTGGAAGCCGTCAGTGGCTGGGCGACCAAGCAGCCGCAGGTGTGGTGGACGAGCTAA
- the recO gene encoding DNA repair protein RecO, with protein sequence MRLYRDRAVVLRQHKLGEADRIVTLLTRDHGLVRAVAKGVRRTRSKFGARLEPFAHIEVQLHPGRNLDIVTQVVSVDAFATDIVADYGRYTCGCAILETAERLAGEERAPAPALHRLTVGALRAVADGQRPRDLLLDAYLLRAMGIAGWAPALTECARCATPGPHRAFHIATGGSVCAHCRPAGSTTPPLGVVDLMSALYDGDWEAAEAAPQSARSHVSGLVAAHLQWHLERQLKTLPLVERFYQADRSVAERRAALIGQDIAGG encoded by the coding sequence ATGCGGCTGTATCGGGACCGGGCTGTTGTGCTGCGCCAGCACAAGCTCGGCGAAGCCGACCGGATCGTCACCCTGCTGACCCGCGATCACGGGTTGGTCCGCGCGGTGGCCAAAGGTGTTCGACGCACCCGCAGCAAATTCGGCGCGCGCCTGGAGCCGTTCGCGCATATCGAGGTGCAACTGCACCCTGGCCGCAACCTCGACATCGTCACCCAGGTTGTCTCTGTCGACGCGTTCGCCACCGACATCGTCGCCGATTACGGCCGCTACACCTGCGGATGCGCGATACTGGAAACCGCCGAACGCCTGGCCGGTGAGGAGCGGGCGCCCGCTCCGGCTCTGCACCGGCTCACGGTGGGCGCGCTGCGGGCGGTGGCCGATGGACAGCGGCCTCGGGACCTGTTGTTGGACGCCTATCTGCTGCGCGCCATGGGCATCGCCGGCTGGGCACCAGCGTTGACCGAGTGCGCCCGCTGCGCCACGCCTGGTCCGCATCGGGCGTTTCACATCGCGACCGGGGGCAGTGTCTGCGCACACTGCCGTCCGGCCGGCTCGACCACACCGCCGCTGGGCGTCGTAGACCTGATGTCCGCGCTGTACGACGGCGATTGGGAGGCCGCCGAGGCGGCGCCGCAATCGGCCCGCAGCCATGTCAGCGGGTTGGTGGCCGCACACCTGCAATGGCATCTGGAACGGCAGCTGAAAACGTTGCCGCTGGTGGAGCGGTTCTACCAGGCCGATCGATCGGTTGCCGAACGTCGCGCCGCGCTGATCGGGCAGGATATAGCCGGTGGCTAG
- a CDS encoding rRNA small subunit methyltransferase E → MVAMLFYVDTLPDTGAVAVVDGDEGFHAATVRRIRPGEQLVLGDGVGRLARCVVEQAGRGGLRARVLRRWSVPPVRPPVTVVQALPKSERSELAIELATEAGADAFLAWQAARCVANWDGARVDKGLRRWRAVVRSAARQSRRARIPPVDGVLSTPMLVQRVREEVAAGAAVLVLHEEATERIVDIAAAQAGSLMLVVGPEGGIAPDELAALTDAGAVAVRLGPTVLRTSTAAAVALGAVGVLTSRWDASASDCEYCDVTRR, encoded by the coding sequence ATGGTGGCGATGCTGTTTTACGTCGACACACTGCCCGACACCGGTGCGGTGGCGGTCGTAGACGGCGACGAAGGATTTCACGCCGCCACCGTGCGGCGGATCCGTCCCGGCGAGCAGTTGGTGCTTGGTGACGGTGTCGGTCGCCTGGCCCGCTGTGTGGTGGAGCAGGCCGGACGTGGCGGGCTGCGGGCCCGGGTGCTTAGGCGCTGGAGCGTCCCGCCCGTGCGGCCACCGGTGACCGTGGTGCAGGCGCTGCCCAAATCCGAACGCTCCGAATTGGCAATCGAGCTGGCCACCGAAGCCGGAGCCGACGCGTTCCTGGCATGGCAGGCGGCGCGCTGCGTGGCGAACTGGGACGGGGCGCGTGTCGACAAGGGTTTGCGTCGGTGGCGAGCGGTGGTCCGCTCGGCGGCCCGGCAATCTCGTCGGGCGCGCATCCCGCCGGTCGACGGCGTGTTGTCGACGCCAATGCTTGTACAGCGTGTCCGAGAAGAGGTGGCCGCCGGCGCGGCGGTGCTGGTCCTGCACGAGGAGGCGACCGAGCGGATTGTGGATATCGCTGCGGCGCAAGCTGGTTCGTTGATGCTCGTGGTTGGACCCGAGGGTGGGATCGCACCGGACGAGCTTGCCGCGCTGACCGATGCCGGCGCCGTCGCGGTCCGGCTGGGCCCGACGGTGCTGCGGACATCGACCGCGGCCGCGGTGGCATTGGGTGCTGTCGGTGTGCTCACATCTCGTTGGGATGCATCAGCGAGCGACTGTGAATACTGCGACGTGACACGCCGGTAG
- the hrcA gene encoding heat-inducible transcription repressor HrcA, with amino-acid sequence MGSADERRFEVLRAIVADFVATQEPIGSKSLVERHNLGVSSATVRNDMAVLEAEGYITQPHTSSGRVPTEKGYREFVDRLEDVKPLSSAERRAIQSFLESGVDLDDVLRRAVRLLAQLTRQVAVVQYPTLSTSTVRHLEVIALTPARLLMVVITDSGRVDQRIVELGDVIDDHQLAQLREILGQALEGKKLSAASVAVADLASQLGGAGGLGDAVGRAATVLLESLVEHTEERLLLGGTANLTRNAADFGGSLRSILEALEEQVVVLRLLAAQQEAGKVTVRIGHETASEQMVGTSMVSTAYGTAHTVYGGMGVVGPTRMDYPGTIASVAAVALYIGDVLGAR; translated from the coding sequence ATGGGAAGCGCCGACGAGCGTCGCTTTGAGGTGCTGCGTGCCATCGTCGCCGACTTCGTTGCAACCCAGGAACCGATCGGCTCCAAATCCCTGGTGGAACGCCATAACCTGGGAGTCTCGTCGGCCACAGTCCGCAATGACATGGCGGTGCTGGAAGCCGAAGGCTATATCACTCAGCCACACACCAGTTCCGGACGCGTGCCCACGGAGAAGGGCTACCGCGAGTTCGTCGACCGGCTCGAGGACGTCAAACCCCTATCGTCGGCCGAGCGCCGGGCGATCCAGAGCTTCCTTGAATCCGGTGTCGATCTCGACGACGTGCTGCGCCGTGCCGTGCGATTGCTGGCGCAGCTGACCCGCCAGGTGGCCGTCGTGCAGTACCCGACGTTGTCAACGTCGACCGTTCGCCACTTGGAGGTGATCGCGCTGACACCGGCCCGGCTGCTGATGGTGGTCATCACCGACTCCGGCCGGGTTGATCAGCGCATCGTCGAACTCGGCGATGTCATCGACGATCACCAGCTAGCCCAGCTGCGTGAAATACTCGGCCAGGCGCTGGAAGGCAAGAAGCTTTCAGCGGCTTCGGTGGCGGTCGCCGACCTCGCCAGCCAGCTGGGCGGCGCCGGCGGATTGGGCGACGCCGTGGGCCGCGCGGCGACCGTATTGCTGGAGTCGCTAGTGGAGCACACCGAGGAACGCCTTTTGCTGGGCGGTACCGCCAACCTAACCCGCAACGCTGCGGACTTCGGTGGTTCACTGCGGTCAATATTGGAAGCACTTGAGGAGCAGGTGGTGGTGTTGCGGCTGCTGGCGGCTCAGCAGGAAGCCGGCAAGGTGACGGTTCGCATAGGTCATGAGACGGCGTCTGAGCAGATGGTGGGCACCTCGATGGTGTCGACGGCCTACGGTACCGCCCATACCGTCTACGGCGGTATGGGTGTGGTGGGCCCCACCCGGATGGACTATCCGGGAACTATCGCCAGCGTGGCTGCGGTTGCTCTTTATATCGGCGACGTCCTGGGTGCTCGATGA
- a CDS encoding decaprenyl diphosphate synthase (Long (C50) chain (Z-decaprenyl diphosphate synthase)), which produces MARDARKRTSSNFPQLPPAPDDYPTFPDTSTWPVVFPELPAAPYGGPCRPPQHTSKAAAPRIPADRLPNHVAIVMDGNGRWATQRGLARTEGHKMGEAVVIDIACGAIELGIKWLSLYAFSTENWKRSPEEVRFLMGFNRDVVRRRRDTLKKLGVRIRWVGSRPRLWRSVINELAVAEEMTKSNDVITINYCVNYGGRTEITEATREIAREVAAGRLNPERITESTIARHLQRPDIPDVDLFLRTSGEQRSSNFMLWQAAYAEYIFQDKLWPDYDRRDLWAACEEYASRTRRFGSA; this is translated from the coding sequence GTGGCTAGGGATGCACGGAAGCGGACGTCCAGCAACTTCCCGCAGCTGCCTCCGGCCCCCGACGACTACCCGACCTTTCCTGATACGTCGACGTGGCCCGTCGTCTTCCCGGAGTTGCCGGCAGCGCCCTACGGAGGCCCCTGCCGGCCACCGCAGCACACTTCGAAAGCGGCCGCGCCACGAATACCGGCCGACCGGCTGCCCAACCATGTCGCCATTGTCATGGACGGCAATGGCCGCTGGGCCACCCAACGTGGGCTGGCCCGCACCGAAGGTCACAAGATGGGCGAGGCGGTGGTGATCGACATCGCTTGCGGTGCTATCGAACTTGGGATCAAGTGGCTCAGCCTCTACGCCTTCTCCACGGAGAACTGGAAGCGTTCGCCCGAGGAAGTCCGCTTCCTGATGGGCTTCAACCGCGACGTGGTGCGACGGCGCCGAGACACCCTAAAGAAGCTAGGGGTCCGGATCCGGTGGGTGGGTTCACGACCACGGCTGTGGCGTAGCGTCATCAATGAGTTGGCGGTCGCGGAGGAGATGACCAAAAGCAACGACGTCATCACCATCAACTATTGCGTCAACTACGGCGGACGCACCGAAATCACCGAAGCCACCCGCGAAATCGCTCGTGAGGTCGCCGCGGGCAGGCTCAACCCGGAGCGGATCACCGAATCCACGATCGCCCGCCACCTGCAGCGACCCGACATTCCCGACGTTGACCTCTTCCTGCGGACCTCGGGTGAGCAGCGCTCCAGCAACTTCATGCTGTGGCAGGCGGCCTACGCTGAATACATATTCCAGGACAAGCTCTGGCCCGACTATGACCGCCGCGACTTGTGGGCGGCCTGCGAGGAATACGCGTCGCGCACTCGGCGGTTCGGGAGCGCCTAG